GATCTCGAGACCAGATTAAGGGGTGTGCGGCGCAATGACCACTGCGCTAGATACTAATTTGCAAATAGTATGTTAAGCAGGTTATATTTTAACATTGTTTGATTCtaaattcaaaatttgtttgaaTAATTCAGGCAAAAAAGATCAAAATTCCTAAGATTTTACGGAAACCGGTTATTTCTGTCCCTACTGAAAATAAAGCGGTAGCGAGAAAAAAAAACTTAATCCCTACTAATAAAGCCCGCCGATTCGCAAAGGAAAAAACCTAAAGGAAACCCTTGTCCACGTAGGCCAACTTACAGGGTGGCCCATGTACCCGGATGGTGGTGGAGCAGCTCCAACTGAAGATACCAAGGTCATTGAAATAGGCAAACACAATGATGGTGGAGCAGCTCCAACTGAAGATACCAAGGTCATTGAAATAGGTAAACACGAGCTCGTGACTCGTGAGGATCTCATTGAACTTCGATTATCATAAAATAGTGGTAACAAATTTGGTTTGCTTTGGTTTTTTGTTTCGTTTCTTGTGAGATAATATCTATCCATCCACGTTTTGCCCAACCGGGCCCATGTCCCCGGATGGTGGTGGAGCAGCTCCAACCGAATATACAAAAGTCATTGAAATAGGCAAACACAAGGTGGTGACTCCTGAGGATCTCATCGAACTTCGCTTATCGTGAAATAGTCGTAGCaactttggtcaaaatttggttttctttggtttttgtaTTCGTTTCCTTGTGATGTAATATCTACCCATCCACGTGTTATACGGAACCCACCCCGCAACGAAGCACCTGTCTTTCTTTTTGTTAATTTCAGTGGCGATCAAAGAGGTGAAGATGCAATGAGAAGGACCAATAAGGACAGAACATCGTGATCTATGGTGGACATATTTTCTCATAAACCAAACGTTCACAAACTAATCAACCAGGGACCCAGAATACATGTGAAAACTTTTGGACGAGGCAACATGATCTAAGCTGGATATATTTGCAAATGATCAACAAACTAAATGTTCACAAACTAATCAACCAGGGACCCGTACTTTGAAGCTAGAAAACTTAATTAGGTTCATCTACATACCATGTATATACTATAAAGACATCAGTAAATGCTCTAGTCAAGCAATCAGACTCATATTGCCATCAGGTACATATCCTCTAATTGAAGAGTTCGATATAGTCAATGCAAGCTTCTCTAAGCTTGGTGCAATGATACTGGTCAGCTAGAGCCAATGTGGCGACGACGCTCTTGTCATCGAGGCTCTTGCACAGGATGCTCTCACACATGAGCTTCATCCTTCCCATGGCATACCTGTCTGCAGCCACAAGCAAGTGCCTAATCACcttgttgttgtcatcatccatgACAAGCAAGTGAAGCAGTGCTCTGAATACAGCGGGCTTCATGCCGGCGATCTGCAGGCACTGTTTCTCGTCGTCCCACATTGGCCCGTAGAGCTCTGCGTCGAAGACCGGTGACCGCATCGCGAGCACGATCTTGTGCGCGTAGAAGGTCTCCCTACCGACTTTGATCACCACGTCTGCTCCTTTCTTTCCCTCCAGCAGCTCTGCGAGATTGTTGGACAGGTCCGACGGCGGCACTGGGATCTCCGGCGGCGTCTTGGCGTTGGGGGTGGCCACGGCCGGTATTTTGTTGAGGAGGACGGTTATGTCGCAGTGGATGATGAGGCAGTCGTCGTGCAGGTACTGGGATGCCTCCAGGAGGTCCCTCTTCATGAAGTTGTAGGAACCCCTGACATGCCTGTTCCAGCTGTAGGAGTTGAACGCCGGTAGGGACGACGGCCGGGAGGTGATCAAGGAGGGCATCCCGGTGGCCTGGTTGGTGAGCTTGAGGTCGTAGAGCGCCCTCACCACGGATTTCTTGCTCTGGAGCTCGACGTAGACCGCAACATAGCGCTTGGTGTCAGAAGTGTATCTGTCGGGGTAGTAGCGGATGCACCAGTCGTAGCCGCCGACGCTGAAGATGGTGGAGCGTATGAATTTGCCGACGCTGAGGCCTTTGTGCAGCCTGTAGCCGGCGACCGTGAACGCGTGCGTGCCCCGTGCCGCCTCCGGGATGCACGCCGACGCCGTAGCCATCTGCCATCGTTGGTGTCTGCGGTGCTGCCATTGCCGGCACTACCGGAACAGGGTGCTACCCCGACGGCCAAAACAGTGCCGACGGGCCCCGTCGGCCTATTCGGAGCTATGCCGACAGCCAGTTCCAGGCCGTTGGGCTACCCCAAGCTAAGCCGACGGCCACCGTCGGCACAGAAAGGCCGTCGGCCTAGCTATGAGCACGCCGACAGCTGCCGTCGGCATACACTGGCCGTCGGCATACTCGTGGGCCCGGCGACCCCGCTCGTGACGGGCGGCTAACGTCGTCAAAACTATGCCGACGGTGCAgacgggcggccgtcggcataggtccgcaTGCCACGTCACTGATCCTGGGCGCACCGTCCAGCACATATgtcgacggctgccgtcggcatatctgccacgtcaccgatccgcggcaCGCCGCCCGCCTAAACCCTGGCCGTCGCTTGCCGTCGGCATAgttagatttttttctttttcatatataatttttgatgctttttatgtattattatttgATTAACTGACATGTAGCATGtgtaaatataaacatacatatgaatatatatgtagtttgtatttttttccATAGCTTATGAATATATATGTGTAGTTTGTATTTTTTCGAGCACCTTAATAATGTGccgtcatgttcttttgaatataggtccttatattttattaaaatcaaaaacagctatgccgacagaagttttgtggcggttgcaaacacccggcagccgtctccggagtgtgacccccctcacgtccgcggtgtgccccccctcacggacggcgccgccgccggcacctggagggcaGAAACAGTcgcatcgggtctatacggaggggacgttgctcccaagtgtttctatatatgggatgacctaccacaaccgggtggtgtggtggcatgtttgaagaggcagcacgcgtctccggggtgtggggcccctcacggacggcgccgccgccggcacctggaggggggaaacggacgcgtcgggtctacacggaggggatgtagctgtgggcttggcccggatgttgctcccagg
This region of Triticum aestivum cultivar Chinese Spring chromosome 2D, IWGSC CS RefSeq v2.1, whole genome shotgun sequence genomic DNA includes:
- the LOC123050546 gene encoding BTB/POZ and MATH domain-containing protein 1-like, producing MATASACIPEAARGTHAFTVAGYRLHKGLSVGKFIRSTIFSVGGYDWCIRYYPDRYTSDTKRYVAVYVELQSKKSVVRALYDLKLTNQATGMPSLITSRPSSLPAFNSYSWNRHVRGSYNFMKRDLLEASQYLHDDCLIIHCDITVLLNKIPAVATPNAKTPPEIPVPPSDLSNNLAELLEGKKGADVVIKVGRETFYAHKIVLAMRSPVFDAELYGPMWDDEKQCLQIAGMKPAVFRALLHLLVMDDDNNKVIRHLLVAADSWSCSTIIVFAYFNDLGIFSWSCSTTIRVHGPPFPKEKKIPTCPTTATIRRTSGDRSPYPSGTSIILTSDIACPPCFAPD